The Pseudomonas multiresinivorans DNA window TCGCCGTTCAACTGCTCGAACTCGTAGTAGTCATTGTATTTGTCGTAGTCGGAGTGATCCTTCACCAGGATTTCGCTGCCGTCCTGCAGCGTCACCACAGCCTTGTCGGCACATCCGGCGAGGCCGAGCAGCAACAGGCAGGTGAACAAGGCTTTCAACTTCATAGTTTCTCCACGGGGCATCGTACCCGCCCGGGCAGCAAGGGCTGGAGGTACGCTGGGTTGCCTGTGTGACCATGGAAGTTTCAGGAAATTCCGACATGGGGCTTCAAGTATCGAGCCATACGTCGCGTGCCCAGGTCCAGACGGAGTCCCAGGTTTCCTCGGTGAGCTCGCCGTCGGCCCAGAGAATCACCTCGCCGTCCTCGGCGACCGCGTAGTAGTCGTCACCATCGGCGCAGAGCGGAATCAGCTCGCGCGGCAGGCCATTGGCCCAGGCCACGGCTGCGACTTCCGGCAGGTAGGTGTGGGACTGTGGATCGGTCGCCGTGACGGGTTCCAGGCGGCCATAAACGACGTCGCTGACCAGCAGGAGGAATTCGCGGAATTCCGACGGAATGCCGATCAGCAGCGCTTCCTCGATCTCCACCAGCAGTTCTTCGTCGGGCAGTTCCAGCGGTACCGGAACCGGCTCGTTCGCTTCACGCAGTTTCTCGATCACATCTTCCACAGACGGGGCCTCTCTATATTCGACGAATGGCGCGCTTTATACAGTAGTAGCCGGCCCTCCGCGCAAGACCACTGCGCGGGCGCCGTCCGGACGAGCGGCGGGGGGGAGGGCATGCCCGTGCCCGATGTGCGGAAACGAAAAAGCCCGGCAATCGCCGGGCTTCTTCTTCACGTGCAGGGTCAGTTCTGGCGGATGCCAGCCACCAGCCAGGGCTGGTTGTCGCCCTGGGCACGCTCCATGCGCCAGCTTTCGCTGAAGGGTTCGCCCTGGTCGAAGCGCGAGGACTTCGACACGCCGCTGAAGGTCAGGGTGGCGATGGTCTTCTCGGCCTGGTCGTCCACGCCCTCGAGCTGCACGTCGAGGTTGTCGATGTAGGTGGACTGGTAGCCGTCGCCCAGGTCAGCGCGTTCCTGCTTGAGGAACTGCAGCATCTGCGGGGTGACGAACTCGGCGATCTTGTCCATCTCGTTGGAATCCCAGTGCTGCTGCAGGGACATGAAGTGCTCGCGGGCCGCGCCGATGAAACGGGTTTCATCGAACCAGCTCGGGGCGTTGATCACCGGGCGGCTGTCCATCACCGGACGCGAGGCGCCACCGAAGATCGACGGCGGAGCAGCCGGCATTTCACGCTGCATCGGCGCATGGCCGCCGGCCATGGCGGGCTGCTGGCCCTGCTGCTGGCGGCGACGCGAAGCGATGAAGCGGAACGCGATGAAGGCGATCAGCGCGATGATCAGGATGTCGAGGAACTGCATGCCCTGGAAGCCGTCGCCCATGAACATGGAGGCGAGCAGGCCACCGGCGGCGAGGCCGGCCAGCGGGCCGAGCCAGCGCGAAGCACCGCTCTTGGCAGCGGCGCCGGCAGCGCCTGCGGCGGCACCGGTCGCGGCCGGGCCGGCGGCAGTCGAGGAATTCGGGGCGGCGTTGGGTTGCGCCTGGCGGGTCTGGTGGCTCGGCGCAGAGCCCATGCTCTTGCCGCCACCGAAACGTTTGGCGGCGTTGACGTCGAGGCTGAGCGTCACGGCGACACAGAAGGCCATGGCAAGGCTGAGAAAGCGCTTCATCGTTGTCATTCTCTTGGTTGGTATACGACGCACGTCATGTTGCAGGCCGGGGCCGGTGAGGGCCAGCCGGATTTTGTTTCGTGCTGTTGCCCTGTCCGGGCCCGACCCCTGATATGGGGGCGGTTGAATCCCTTTCCAAATCAGTCTGTTACTGATTCTTTCAGAGCCGCCTGTCGGAAGGCTCGGATGGTAGGCTTCGCTGAGCGAGGCCGTCAGCCGCGCGATCCCCTGACCCCACGCCGCGAGGACCGCCGACCATGCATGCCATCGACTTCATCCAGGACCTCGCGGTGATCATGCTGATCGCCGGTTTCGTCACCATCCTCTGCCACCGCTTCAAGCAGCCGGTGGTGCTGGGCTACATCATCGCCGGGGTGATCATCGGCCCGCACACCCCGCCGTTCGCCCTGGTGCACGACGAGGATACGATCAAGACCCTCGCCGAACTGGGGGTGATCTTCCTGATGTTCTGCCTGGGGCTGGAATTCTCCCTGCGCAAGCTGTTCCAGGTCGGCGCCACGGCGTTCATCGCCGCGTTCCTGGAAATCACCCTGATGATCTGGGCCGGCTTCGAGATCGGCCGCCTGTTCGACTGGAGCACCATGGATTCGCTGTTCCTCGGCGCGATCCTGGCGATGTCTTCCACCACCATCATCATCAAGGTGCTGGGCGACCTGAAGATGAAGAACGAGCGCTTCGCCCAGCTGATCTTCGGCGTGCTGATCATCGAGGACATCCTCGGCATCGGCATCATCGCGCTGTTCTCCGGCATTGCCGTGAGCGGCACGGTGGAGGCCGACCAGGTGTTCTCCACGGTTGGCAAGCTGAGCCTGTTCATGGTCGTCGCGCTGGTCGTCGGAATCCTGCTGGTGCCGCGCCTGCTGGCCTACGTGGCGAAATTCGAAAGCAACGAGATGCTGCTGGTGACGGTGCTCGGCCTGTGCTTCGGCTTCTGCCTGCTGGTGGTGAAGCTGGAATACAGCATGATCCTGGGTGCCTTCCTGATCGGCGCGATCATGGCCGAGTCGCGCCAGCTGATCCAGATCGAGCGTCTGATGGAGCCGGTGCGCGACATGTTCAGCGCGATCTTCTTCGTCGCCATCGGCCTGACCATCGACCCCAAGGTGCTGGTGGACTATGCCGCGCCGATCCTGGTGATCACCCTGGTGGTGGTGGCCGGCAAACTGATCTCCTGCGGCGCCGGCGCCTTCATTGCCGGCAACGACGGGCGCACCTCGATGCGCGTGGGCATGGGCCTTTCGCAGATCGGCGAGTTCTCCTTCATCATCGCCGCGCTGGGCATGAGCCTGGGCGTGACCAGTGACTTCCTCTACCCGGTGGTGGTCGGCGTGTCGGCCATCACCACGCTGCTGACGCCCTACCTGATCCGCTCCGCCGACCCACTGGCGCTGTACCTGGGCCGCAGCCTGCCGTCACCCATGGTGCGGGTGTTCAGCCTCTATGGTGAGTGGCTGCGCAGCATCAAGCCGCGGGGCGACAAGGCTATCCTCGCCAGCCTGATCCGCCGAATCCTGCTGCAGGTCGGGGTCAACCTGACCCTGGTGATCGGCATCTTCTTCGGCCTGGCGTTTTTCGCCGGGCAGATCGGCCAGTGGCTGGCGCAGTTCGTCGAGCCCGAAGCGCTGCACAAGGCGCTGATCTGGGGTGCCGCGCTGCTGCTGTCGCTGCCGTTCCTGATCGCCGCCTATCGCAAGCTCAAGGCGCTGGCCATGCTGCTGGCGGAAATGGGCGTGAAGGCGGAAAGCGCCGGCCGCCATACGGCCCGCGTGCGTCGGGTGATTTCCGAATTGATCCCGTTGCTGTCGCTGGGCGGCATGATGCTGCTGCTGGCGGCGCTCAGTTCGAGCATCCTGCCGCCGGGTGAGCTGCTGGTGGTGGTGGCGCTGATCGCCGCACTGGTGATCGCGGTGTTCTGGCGCTGGTTCATCCGCGTGCATTCGCGGATGCAGGTGGCGCTGATCGAGACCTTCGAGCAGAACGGTGGCGGGCATCCTCATTGATGCCTTAGCTGAACCGGGCGTAGGAGCGGACTTTGTCCGCGATGTTCCGAGCTCGCTGTGAGCTATCGCGGACGGAGTCCGCTCCTACGAAAGCCGTGAATCCGGCGCGGTCCCGTCAGTCGTAGGGCGAGTAACGCGCCAGCGTTATCCGCCGGCGCAGGGCTGCCGAATCGAGTGGCAGTGACCTGTAGGAGCGAGCTTGCTCGCGAACGTTGTGGCACCAGAGCTGCCGGTGAATCCGTTCGCGAGCAAGCTCGCTCCTACAAAAGAGCTGTCAGATCGCTTCCAGCTTCGCGTAACCCATCATCAGCCACTTGCTTCCCTCGCTGCCGAAGTTCACCTGCACCCGTGCCTGGGCGCCGGAGCCTTCGAAGTTGAGGATCACGCCGTCGCCGAACAGCGGGTGGCGCACGGACTGGCCGAGGCTGAACGGGGTGTCCGGCACGCTG harbors:
- a CDS encoding YgdI/YgdR family lipoprotein → MKLKALFTCLLLLGLAGCADKAVVTLQDGSEILVKDHSDYDKYNDYYEFEQLNGETILIKKDNVRFIKTP
- a CDS encoding Tim44 domain-containing protein, which produces MKRFLSLAMAFCVAVTLSLDVNAAKRFGGGKSMGSAPSHQTRQAQPNAAPNSSTAAGPAATGAAAGAAGAAAKSGASRWLGPLAGLAAGGLLASMFMGDGFQGMQFLDILIIALIAFIAFRFIASRRRQQQGQQPAMAGGHAPMQREMPAAPPSIFGGASRPVMDSRPVINAPSWFDETRFIGAAREHFMSLQQHWDSNEMDKIAEFVTPQMLQFLKQERADLGDGYQSTYIDNLDVQLEGVDDQAEKTIATLTFSGVSKSSRFDQGEPFSESWRMERAQGDNQPWLVAGIRQN
- a CDS encoding SMI1/KNR4 family protein, whose product is MEDVIEKLREANEPVPVPLELPDEELLVEIEEALLIGIPSEFREFLLLVSDVVYGRLEPVTATDPQSHTYLPEVAAVAWANGLPRELIPLCADGDDYYAVAEDGEVILWADGELTEETWDSVWTWARDVWLDT
- a CDS encoding cation:proton antiporter, with product MHAIDFIQDLAVIMLIAGFVTILCHRFKQPVVLGYIIAGVIIGPHTPPFALVHDEDTIKTLAELGVIFLMFCLGLEFSLRKLFQVGATAFIAAFLEITLMIWAGFEIGRLFDWSTMDSLFLGAILAMSSTTIIIKVLGDLKMKNERFAQLIFGVLIIEDILGIGIIALFSGIAVSGTVEADQVFSTVGKLSLFMVVALVVGILLVPRLLAYVAKFESNEMLLVTVLGLCFGFCLLVVKLEYSMILGAFLIGAIMAESRQLIQIERLMEPVRDMFSAIFFVAIGLTIDPKVLVDYAAPILVITLVVVAGKLISCGAGAFIAGNDGRTSMRVGMGLSQIGEFSFIIAALGMSLGVTSDFLYPVVVGVSAITTLLTPYLIRSADPLALYLGRSLPSPMVRVFSLYGEWLRSIKPRGDKAILASLIRRILLQVGVNLTLVIGIFFGLAFFAGQIGQWLAQFVEPEALHKALIWGAALLLSLPFLIAAYRKLKALAMLLAEMGVKAESAGRHTARVRRVISELIPLLSLGGMMLLLAALSSSILPPGELLVVVALIAALVIAVFWRWFIRVHSRMQVALIETFEQNGGGHPH